One segment of Streptomyces sp. YIM 121038 DNA contains the following:
- the trxB gene encoding thioredoxin-disulfide reductase — protein MTDVRNVIIIGSGPAGYTAALYTARASLKPLVFEGAVTAGGALMNTTDVENFPGFQDGIMGPELMDNMRAQAERFGAELVPDDVVSVDLTGEIKTVTDTAGTVHRAKAVIVTTGSQHRKLSLPNEDALSGRGVSWCATCDGFFFKDHDIAVIGGGDTAMEEATFLSRFAKSVTVVHRRDSLRASKAMQERAFADPKIKFVWDSEVAEIKGEQKLSGLTLRNVKTGETSELAATGLFIAIGHDPRTELFKGQLNLDGEGYLKVDAPSTRTNIPGVFAAGDVVDHTYRQAITAAGTGCAAALDAERFLAALADSETAAAAAV, from the coding sequence GTGACCGACGTCCGTAACGTGATCATCATCGGCTCCGGGCCCGCCGGCTACACGGCGGCGCTCTACACCGCGCGCGCGTCCCTGAAGCCCCTGGTGTTCGAGGGTGCCGTCACCGCGGGCGGCGCGCTGATGAACACCACCGACGTAGAGAACTTCCCGGGCTTCCAGGACGGCATCATGGGCCCGGAGCTCATGGACAACATGCGCGCCCAGGCCGAGCGCTTCGGCGCCGAGCTCGTGCCCGACGACGTGGTCTCCGTCGACCTCACCGGTGAGATCAAGACCGTCACGGACACGGCCGGCACGGTGCACCGCGCGAAGGCCGTCATCGTGACGACGGGCTCCCAGCACCGCAAGCTGAGCCTGCCGAACGAGGACGCGCTGTCCGGCCGTGGCGTCTCCTGGTGCGCGACCTGCGACGGGTTCTTCTTCAAGGACCACGACATCGCCGTCATCGGTGGTGGTGACACCGCGATGGAGGAGGCGACCTTCCTCTCCCGGTTCGCCAAGTCCGTGACGGTCGTCCACCGCCGCGACAGCCTGCGTGCCTCCAAGGCCATGCAGGAGCGCGCCTTCGCCGACCCGAAGATCAAGTTCGTCTGGGACAGCGAGGTCGCCGAGATCAAGGGCGAGCAGAAGCTCTCCGGTCTCACCCTGCGCAACGTCAAGACGGGCGAGACGTCCGAGCTGGCGGCCACCGGCCTGTTCATCGCGATCGGCCACGACCCGCGCACCGAGCTCTTCAAGGGCCAGCTGAACCTGGACGGCGAGGGCTACCTCAAGGTCGACGCGCCGTCGACCCGGACGAACATCCCCGGTGTCTTCGCCGCCGGTGACGTCGTCGACCACACCTACCGCCAGGCGATCACGGCGGCGGGCACCGGCTGTGCCGCCGCTCTGGACGCCGAGCGCTTCCTCGCCGCCCTCGCGGACAGCGAGACCGCGGCCGCTGCTGCCGTCTGA
- the trxA gene encoding thioredoxin, producing MANLKNVTDASFDEDVLKSDKPVLVDFWAAWCGPCRQIAPSLEAIAQEYGDKIEIVKLNIDENPGTAAKYGVMSIPTLNVYQNGEVAKTIVGAKPKAAIERDLADFIAE from the coding sequence GTGGCCAACCTGAAGAACGTGACCGACGCTTCCTTCGACGAGGACGTCCTCAAGAGCGACAAGCCCGTCCTGGTGGACTTCTGGGCCGCCTGGTGCGGCCCGTGCCGCCAGATCGCGCCCTCGCTCGAGGCGATCGCGCAGGAGTACGGCGACAAGATCGAGATCGTCAAGCTCAACATCGACGAGAACCCGGGCACGGCCGCCAAGTACGGCGTCATGTCGATCCCGACGCTGAACGTCTACCAGAACGGCGAGGTCGCCAAGACCATCGTCGGTGCCAAGCCGAAGGCCGCCATCGAGCGCGACCTGGCGGACTTCATCGCCGAGTAA
- a CDS encoding ParB/RepB/Spo0J family partition protein translates to MSERRRGLGRGLGALIPAAPTEKAAAPTTGGASTSPTAVPVLTAERGVAAATVAALPQSSLAQPPVPQETEERGGGPVDELRSPAGAHFAELPLDSITPNPRQPREVFDEDALAELVTSIKEVGLLQPVVVRQLGPSRYELIMGERRWRACREAGLERIPAIVRATEDDKLLLDALLENLHRAQLNPLEEAAAYDQLLKDFKCTHDQLADRIGRSRPQVSNTLRLLKLSPKVQNRVAAGVLSAGHARALLSVEDQEEQDRLAYRIVAEGLSVRAVEEIVTLMGSRPQTKPKAKGPRAGARVSPALTSLATRLSDRFETRVRVDLGQKKGKIVVDFASLDDLERILATLAPEEGSVLKRGLADAAAEEASEGEQS, encoded by the coding sequence GTGAGCGAGCGACGAAGAGGGCTGGGCCGTGGCCTGGGCGCTCTGATCCCTGCGGCTCCTACGGAGAAGGCGGCTGCGCCGACCACGGGTGGGGCATCCACCTCGCCGACGGCCGTGCCGGTCCTCACCGCGGAGCGCGGCGTGGCGGCCGCCACCGTGGCCGCGCTTCCCCAGAGCTCCCTTGCGCAGCCCCCGGTTCCGCAGGAGACGGAAGAGCGGGGCGGCGGGCCGGTGGACGAACTGCGGAGCCCGGCCGGTGCGCACTTCGCCGAGCTGCCGCTCGACTCCATCACGCCGAACCCGCGGCAGCCGCGTGAGGTCTTCGACGAGGACGCCCTCGCGGAGCTGGTGACGTCCATCAAGGAAGTCGGGCTTCTCCAGCCCGTGGTCGTACGGCAGTTGGGCCCCTCGCGGTACGAGCTCATCATGGGCGAGCGGCGCTGGCGGGCTTGCCGTGAGGCGGGTCTTGAGCGCATCCCGGCGATCGTGCGGGCGACGGAGGACGACAAGCTCCTCCTGGACGCGCTCCTTGAGAACCTGCACCGCGCTCAGCTGAACCCGCTGGAAGAGGCCGCGGCCTACGACCAGCTGCTCAAGGACTTCAAGTGCACGCATGACCAGCTGGCGGACCGGATCGGCCGGTCCCGCCCGCAGGTCTCCAACACGCTCCGCCTTCTGAAGCTGTCGCCGAAGGTGCAGAACAGGGTCGCCGCCGGAGTGCTGTCCGCGGGCCATGCCCGGGCGCTGCTGTCCGTCGAGGACCAGGAGGAGCAGGACCGCCTCGCGTACCGGATCGTGGCCGAAGGGCTGTCGGTGCGGGCCGTCGAGGAGATCGTGACGCTCATGGGGTCGCGGCCGCAGACCAAGCCGAAGGCCAAGGGGCCTCGTGCCGGTGCGCGTGTGTCCCCTGCGCTGACGAGTCTCGCCACGCGTCTCTCGGACCGGTTCGAGACGCGGGTGAGGGTCGACCTGGGCCAGAAGAAGGGCAAGATCGTCGTCGACTTCGCCTCGCTGGACGACCTGGAGCGGATCCTCGCCACGCTCGCTCCTGAAGAGGGTTCGGTCCTCAAGCGTGGCCTGGCCGATGCCGCGGCCGAGGAAGCCTCCGAGGGCGAGCAGAGCTGA
- a CDS encoding ParA family protein has translation MGGSVHCEPVVEESESLRSDANIAGPMTDPVPGPRTESAGEDVSRETPSPMDDTPIGRAAQLAVEALGRAGEGLPRPEQTRIMVVANQKGGVGKTTTTVNLAASLALHGARVLVIDLDPQGNASTALGIDHHAEVPSIYDVLVESKPLAEVVQPVPDVEGLFCAPATIDLAGAEIELVSLVARESRLQRAIQAYEQPLDYILIDCPPSLGLLTVNALVAGAEVLIPIQCEYYALEGLGQLLRNVDLVRGHLNPNLHVSTILLTMYDGRTRLASQVADEVRNHFGDEVLRTSIPRSVRISEAPSYGQTVLTYDPGSSGALSYFEAAREIALRGVGVRYDVQHAHTGIQNDQNMTEGIQ, from the coding sequence ATGGGAGGCTCTGTTCATTGCGAGCCTGTAGTCGAGGAGAGTGAATCCTTGCGGTCCGACGCCAACATCGCGGGACCGATGACCGATCCGGTCCCCGGTCCCCGTACCGAGTCGGCGGGGGAGGATGTTTCACGTGAAACACCGAGCCCGATGGACGACACCCCCATCGGTCGTGCTGCCCAACTGGCGGTGGAAGCTCTTGGCCGCGCGGGCGAGGGCCTGCCACGGCCCGAGCAGACCCGAATCATGGTCGTCGCCAACCAGAAGGGCGGGGTAGGCAAGACGACGACAACCGTCAACCTTGCCGCCTCACTGGCCTTGCACGGCGCGCGTGTTCTGGTGATCGATCTGGACCCGCAGGGGAACGCCTCCACGGCGCTCGGCATCGACCACCACGCCGAAGTCCCCTCCATCTACGACGTGTTGGTCGAGAGCAAGCCTCTCGCCGAGGTCGTCCAGCCCGTCCCTGATGTCGAGGGTCTCTTCTGTGCCCCGGCCACCATCGATCTCGCCGGTGCGGAGATCGAACTGGTGTCGCTGGTGGCGCGGGAAAGCCGGCTCCAGCGGGCGATCCAGGCGTATGAGCAGCCGCTGGACTACATCCTCATCGACTGCCCGCCATCGCTGGGGCTGTTGACGGTGAACGCCCTGGTAGCCGGTGCGGAGGTGCTGATCCCCATCCAGTGCGAGTACTACGCCCTGGAAGGCCTCGGTCAGCTCCTGCGCAACGTCGACCTGGTGCGGGGTCACCTCAACCCGAACCTGCATGTGTCGACCATCCTGCTCACCATGTACGACGGCCGGACCCGGCTCGCCTCCCAGGTGGCCGACGAGGTGCGCAACCACTTCGGCGACGAGGTGCTGAGAACGAGCATCCCGCGCTCGGTACGCATCTCCGAGGCGCCCAGCTACGGCCAGACCGTGTTGACCTACGATCCAGGCTCAAGCGGTGCCCTGTCGTACTTCGAGGCGGCGCGAGAGATCGCGCTGCGCGGAGTAGGCGTGCGGTACGACGTGCAGCACGCCCACACGGGCATCCAGAACGACCAGAACATGACGGAGGGGATCCAGTGA
- a CDS encoding GNAT family N-acetyltransferase, producing MGRRLVPLTLDNLPDLPKRCRACVFWELDPVSGQAALKAGTPELEKEAWISAVLLEWGSCGRVVYVDDVPVGFVLYAPPAYVPRSTAFPTSPVSPDAVQLMTAWIMPGYQGQGLGRVIVQTVAKDLLRRGFKAIEAFGDARWEKPACVLPADHLLAVGFKTVRPHPAYPRLRLELRTTLSWKEDVELALDRLLGAVQKEPALRPL from the coding sequence ATGGGGCGACGGCTCGTACCGCTCACGCTGGACAACCTTCCGGACCTTCCCAAGCGTTGCCGGGCGTGCGTCTTCTGGGAGCTGGACCCGGTCAGCGGCCAAGCCGCGCTGAAGGCCGGAACACCCGAGCTGGAGAAGGAAGCGTGGATCTCCGCCGTTCTGCTGGAGTGGGGGTCGTGCGGTCGGGTCGTCTACGTCGATGACGTCCCGGTGGGTTTCGTCCTCTACGCTCCCCCCGCCTATGTGCCGCGGTCCACGGCCTTTCCCACGAGCCCGGTCTCGCCGGATGCCGTTCAGTTGATGACTGCCTGGATCATGCCGGGCTATCAGGGGCAGGGACTTGGCCGCGTCATCGTGCAGACAGTCGCCAAGGATCTGCTGCGCCGGGGCTTCAAGGCCATCGAGGCGTTCGGTGACGCGCGCTGGGAGAAGCCGGCCTGTGTCCTGCCCGCGGACCATCTCCTCGCGGTGGGCTTCAAGACGGTCCGCCCCCACCCCGCGTACCCGAGACTCCGGCTGGAGTTGCGGACGACGCTCTCGTGGAAGGAAGACGTCGAGCTGGCGCTCGACCGACTGCTGGGAGCTGTACAGAAGGAACCGGCCCTGCGGCCGCTCTAG